A genomic segment from Biomphalaria glabrata chromosome 16, xgBioGlab47.1, whole genome shotgun sequence encodes:
- the LOC106069530 gene encoding low-density lipoprotein receptor-related protein 6-like — MNERCDDVINCVDFSDELFCIDCPPEAWRCSSGQCIEANHRCDGYENCNDKSDESNCATCQINAWKCRTGQCIPYFQRCDGLIFCRDESDEINCKNFDILMYVFDCRFEVSL; from the exons ATGAATGAAAGATGTGACGATGTCATCAACTGCGTTGATTTTAGTGATGAGCTTTTCTGCA TTGACTGCCCACCAGAAGCATGGAGATGTAGTAGCGGTCAATGTATTGAGGCCAACCACAGATGTGACGGATATGAGAACTGTAACGATAAAAGTGATGAGAGCAACTGTG CAACTTGTCAGATCAATGCTTGGAAGTGCAGAACTGGTCAATGCATTCCTTATTTCCAGAGGTGTGACGGGTTGATATTTTGTCGAGACGAAAGTGATGAAATTAACTGTAagaattttgatattttaatgtatGTTTTTGATTGTCGTTTTGAAGTAAGCTTATAA